In one Trichlorobacter lovleyi SZ genomic region, the following are encoded:
- a CDS encoding DEAD/DEAH box helicase, translated as MSFAELNLHASIQKAISVCGYATPTPIQAEAIPQALSGRDLIASAQTGTGKTAAFIIPALERLAKPGPAGIGPRVLVLTPTRELAAQVADSVARYGRFLRMRYGSIVGGMPYPDQVRLLRQPVDLIVATPGRLIDHLERGRIDLSRVELLVLDEADRMLDMGFTDAVDQIAAATPKKRQTLLFTATMDDPMARLAGRLLKDPSRIAISSPKENHDSIEQRMHLTDNLGHKHKMLHHLLEDPTITQAIIFSATKRDADTLARDLYDRGLSAAALHGDMTQGARTRTLTNLRRGKVRFLVATDVAARGLDINGISHVINFDLPRAAEDYVHRIGRTGRAGATGVAISFVSPADAVYLQRIQRYTGQTVQMHTIPGLEPVSTLPVPGRGGNGAGKGRRPFAAGGQRRQGAGAGKGGAAPKSKAGYQQRGRSQR; from the coding sequence ATGTCGTTTGCTGAACTGAATTTGCACGCTTCCATCCAGAAGGCCATTTCCGTCTGTGGTTATGCCACCCCGACACCGATTCAGGCCGAGGCCATTCCTCAGGCGCTCTCCGGACGCGATCTGATCGCCTCTGCCCAGACCGGCACCGGTAAGACCGCTGCCTTCATCATCCCGGCCCTTGAGCGTCTGGCAAAACCGGGGCCGGCCGGGATCGGCCCCCGTGTACTGGTGCTGACCCCCACCCGTGAGCTGGCTGCCCAGGTTGCTGATTCGGTGGCCCGATATGGCCGCTTTCTGCGTATGCGTTACGGCTCCATCGTGGGCGGCATGCCGTACCCCGACCAGGTCCGTCTGCTGCGTCAGCCGGTTGACCTGATTGTTGCTACTCCGGGCCGTCTGATCGACCACCTTGAGCGTGGCCGGATTGACCTGTCACGGGTAGAACTGCTGGTGCTGGATGAGGCAGATCGGATGCTGGACATGGGCTTTACTGATGCGGTTGATCAGATTGCCGCTGCCACCCCCAAAAAGCGCCAGACCCTGCTGTTTACCGCCACCATGGATGACCCGATGGCACGTCTGGCCGGACGTCTGCTGAAGGACCCGTCACGGATCGCCATCTCCAGCCCCAAGGAAAACCATGACTCCATTGAGCAGCGGATGCACCTGACCGACAACCTGGGACACAAGCACAAGATGCTGCATCACCTGCTGGAGGATCCAACCATTACCCAGGCGATCATCTTCTCTGCCACCAAACGGGATGCCGATACCCTGGCCCGTGATCTGTATGATCGTGGTCTCTCTGCTGCTGCCCTGCATGGCGACATGACCCAGGGCGCCCGTACCCGTACCCTGACCAACCTGCGTCGCGGCAAAGTGCGCTTTCTGGTTGCCACCGATGTGGCAGCCCGTGGCCTTGATATCAACGGCATCAGCCATGTTATCAACTTTGACCTGCCCCGGGCAGCTGAAGACTATGTACACCGGATCGGTCGTACCGGCCGTGCCGGTGCCACCGGAGTTGCCATCTCCTTTGTATCCCCTGCTGATGCGGTCTACCTGCAGCGGATCCAGCGTTACACCGGTCAGACTGTCCAGATGCACACCATCCCCGGTCTTGAGCCGGTCAGCACCCTGCCGGTTCCCGGCCGTGGCGGCAACGGTGCCGGTAAAGGGCGTCGTCCTTTTGCTGCCGGTGGCCAACGTCGTCAGGGTGCAGGTGCCGGTAAAGGCGGTGCCGCCCCCAAATCAAAAGCAGGCTATCAGCAACGTGGCCGCAGCCAACGCTAA
- a CDS encoding respiratory chain complex I subunit 1 family protein, producing the protein MPSTLFHILLLLVMPPLLLGVINKTKAAFAGRVGAPYLQPYYDLARLFRKGSVFSSTTTWVFRAGPVVTLAATLLAALLVPLGNHPSIISFNGDMILFAYLFGLARFFTTSAALDTGSPFEGMGAAREVTFACLVEPTLFFILITLARMSKSLSLTPMLIYPSPAVWVSAGASMLLLVGALFIALLAENCRIPFDDPNTHLELTMIHEVMVLDHSGPAFGLILYGAALKLFVLGAVFVNLALPFKSGNLLVDWVAFVAAMLFLAVLIGVVESVMARLRLVRIPQLLVAATILSAFAMLLIVR; encoded by the coding sequence ATGCCGAGCACTCTGTTTCATATTCTGCTGCTACTGGTGATGCCGCCGCTGTTGCTGGGGGTGATCAACAAGACCAAGGCCGCCTTTGCCGGGCGGGTGGGGGCACCCTATCTGCAGCCCTACTATGATCTGGCCAGGCTGTTTCGCAAAGGTTCGGTCTTCAGCAGCACCACCACCTGGGTCTTCCGGGCCGGGCCGGTGGTGACCCTGGCTGCTACCCTGCTGGCTGCCCTGCTGGTGCCGCTGGGCAATCATCCGTCCATTATCTCGTTTAATGGCGATATGATCCTGTTCGCCTACCTGTTTGGTCTGGCCCGTTTCTTTACCACCAGTGCCGCCCTTGATACCGGCTCCCCCTTTGAAGGGATGGGGGCGGCCCGTGAAGTGACCTTTGCCTGCCTAGTGGAACCGACCCTGTTTTTTATCCTGATCACCCTGGCCCGGATGAGCAAGAGCCTCTCCCTGACGCCGATGCTGATCTATCCCTCACCAGCGGTATGGGTCAGCGCCGGAGCTTCCATGCTGCTGCTGGTGGGGGCGCTGTTTATTGCACTGTTGGCTGAGAACTGCCGGATTCCCTTTGATGACCCCAACACCCACCTTGAGCTGACCATGATCCATGAGGTGATGGTGCTGGATCACAGCGGTCCGGCCTTTGGTCTGATCCTGTATGGTGCTGCCCTGAAACTGTTTGTGCTGGGGGCGGTTTTTGTCAATCTGGCCCTGCCGTTCAAGAGCGGTAACCTGTTGGTTGACTGGGTGGCTTTTGTGGCAGCCATGTTGTTTCTGGCGGTGCTGATCGGGGTGGTGGAATCGGTCATGGCCCGTTTACGGCTGGTCAGGATTCCGCAGCTGCTGGTGGCAGCCACGATCCTTTCCGCCTTTGCCATGTTGCTGATAGTGAGGTGA
- a CDS encoding nuclear transport factor 2 family protein, with translation MKKLLVLTTLVVLFCSASEIRAATLYFKNGDEFEYQRYWERNGRIHVQINKESEVDFAKDELDLIKSKIAVKPAKTILHTADNIRPPSASDTLPHGYRTPTTQTKFSTLQEELSSIYGNFYTAMRSGNFNTLLKYVTGKQRKTTEKLINAPESQKTLFRQMITNLPADYTVTGFSAAPGGKKATLVTRRKMLTGVYDVNGVKTHEETSYISNTVEFIKQNNEWKIALAQDSLQ, from the coding sequence ATGAAGAAACTGCTCGTCTTAACAACTCTTGTTGTGCTGTTCTGCTCTGCATCGGAAATCCGGGCAGCGACGCTTTACTTTAAAAACGGCGATGAATTTGAGTATCAACGCTATTGGGAAAGAAACGGTCGCATCCATGTTCAGATCAACAAAGAGTCTGAAGTCGATTTTGCCAAGGATGAACTCGATCTTATTAAGTCAAAAATTGCAGTTAAACCAGCTAAAACGATACTGCATACTGCAGATAATATCCGCCCGCCATCAGCTTCTGACACGCTCCCCCATGGCTATCGAACGCCCACCACTCAAACTAAATTCTCCACCCTCCAAGAGGAACTCAGCAGCATTTACGGTAATTTCTACACGGCTATGCGCTCAGGCAATTTCAATACCCTGTTGAAGTATGTTACCGGTAAGCAACGAAAGACAACTGAAAAGCTGATTAATGCTCCAGAGTCACAAAAAACACTTTTCAGACAAATGATTACCAATCTCCCTGCGGATTATACGGTAACCGGATTTTCAGCAGCACCTGGTGGGAAAAAGGCGACCCTTGTAACCAGAAGAAAGATGCTGACTGGGGTATATGACGTAAATGGCGTAAAGACTCACGAGGAAACCTCCTACATCAGCAACACTGTGGAATTTATCAAGCAAAACAATGAATGGAAAATTGCTTTGGCCCAGGATTCGTTACAATAG
- a CDS encoding NADH-quinone oxidoreductase subunit B family protein has translation MLRALKERLSIQGHRTMAYPDGPVVLPERFRGYPALQRDLLCDLDGTACVAACPFGALSCSENGLVLDMGKCLFCADCPASSCVGFGNDHRLAVSRREELLVQTNGEQKLAQPLSPDLRKLFGRSLKFREVSAGGCNACEADSNVLTTIGWDLGRFGIQFVASPRHADGIWVTGPVSENMREALLKTWEAIPAPKIVVACGACAIAGGPFSGSPQISLGLDTLLPVDLYIPGCPPHPATILDGLLRLQGRLT, from the coding sequence ATGCTGCGTGCCCTTAAAGAACGTCTGAGTATCCAGGGTCACCGGACCATGGCCTATCCTGACGGGCCGGTGGTCCTGCCGGAGCGGTTCCGTGGCTATCCGGCACTTCAGAGGGATCTGCTCTGTGATCTGGATGGCACCGCATGTGTGGCAGCCTGCCCTTTTGGTGCGCTCAGCTGTTCTGAAAACGGACTGGTGCTTGATATGGGCAAATGTCTCTTCTGCGCTGACTGTCCGGCATCCTCCTGCGTTGGTTTCGGGAATGATCACCGCCTGGCGGTATCCAGACGTGAAGAGCTGCTGGTGCAGACCAATGGGGAACAGAAGCTGGCGCAACCGCTCTCCCCTGATCTGCGCAAACTGTTCGGCCGTTCGCTCAAGTTTCGCGAGGTCAGCGCCGGCGGCTGCAATGCCTGTGAGGCAGACAGCAACGTGCTGACCACCATCGGCTGGGACCTGGGGCGTTTCGGGATTCAGTTCGTTGCCTCTCCCCGTCATGCCGACGGGATCTGGGTGACCGGCCCGGTCAGTGAAAACATGCGTGAGGCACTGCTCAAGACCTGGGAGGCGATTCCTGCTCCCAAAATTGTGGTGGCCTGCGGTGCCTGTGCCATAGCGGGCGGCCCGTTCAGCGGTTCTCCTCAGATCAGTCTTGGCCTTGATACACTGCTGCCGGTTGATCTCTATATCCCTGGTTGTCCACCCCATCCGGCCACTATTCTGGATGGCTTGCTACGACTGCAAGGACGGCTCACCTGA
- a CDS encoding hydrogenase, translated as MVSLADQLLVLVMLINFIMLGSSRMAFVIRAVAAQGVILGIIPGLLHPFSGHLLAITVSIILAKGVVIPYLLNDAVRKAQIRREVEPFIGYVPTLLLGAVFTALAFVFAQKLPLAPEHRDLLFVPASIATLMTGFLILTTRKKAISQVIGYLVLENGIFIFGLLLAEAMPFMVEAGALLDLLVGIFVMGIVINHISREFSSVDTSRLQTLREE; from the coding sequence ATGGTTTCTCTTGCCGATCAACTGCTGGTGCTGGTGATGCTGATCAATTTTATCATGCTGGGTTCCAGCAGGATGGCCTTTGTCATCAGGGCAGTGGCGGCCCAGGGGGTGATTCTGGGGATCATACCGGGTCTGTTGCACCCTTTTTCCGGGCACCTGCTGGCCATTACGGTCAGCATCATCCTGGCCAAAGGGGTTGTGATTCCCTACCTGCTGAATGATGCGGTGCGCAAGGCCCAGATCCGGCGTGAGGTTGAGCCGTTCATCGGCTATGTGCCCACCCTGCTGCTGGGGGCGGTCTTTACGGCCCTGGCCTTTGTGTTTGCCCAGAAGCTGCCGCTGGCTCCGGAACATCGTGATCTGCTGTTTGTGCCGGCCTCCATCGCCACCCTGATGACCGGTTTCCTGATTCTGACCACCCGCAAAAAGGCGATTTCACAGGTTATCGGCTATCTGGTGCTGGAAAACGGCATCTTTATCTTTGGTCTGCTGCTGGCTGAGGCGATGCCGTTCATGGTTGAGGCTGGCGCATTGCTGGACCTTCTGGTGGGGATTTTTGTGATGGGAATTGTGATCAATCATATCAGCCGTGAGTTTTCAAGCGTGGATACCTCACGTCTGCAGACGCTACGGGAGGAATAG
- a CDS encoding proton-conducting transporter transmembrane domain-containing protein, which yields MLTYLLVLLPLLGGLIAWLIPDNRVRPLLLPIIALPHLALSLYLIATPSIKVPGSWLWLDPLGKITLLAVSALFAVCAVYGVGYLAYRQERSNRVLCLGLLVCLAAMSLVTLCQHLGLLWVAVETTTVSMAPLIYFNRNARSIEATWKYLLICSVGIALALLGLLFLAYATHVAHQDATLLLSDLLEDARLLNRGWLHAAFIFLLVGYGSKLGLAPLHTWKPDAYGEAPGLVGALLAGGLVNCAFLAILRIYQICLASVTELLFFQQVLVVLGLLSMAVAAVFMARQHDFKRMLAYSSVEHVGILAIGLGIGKGALFGVLFHLINNGLTKGVLFLSSGNIHRSYGGKTTEVVQGALTRLPWSGGLFLAGFIAITGSPPFSPFISEFSIISSIFVQRQYLVGGLFLLFLAVIFIGMALTVLPMVMGRPRTDLGKSDYRDQLLTVGPPLVMLLVIVWLGVWPPEALLQLLKDGAAMLEVRL from the coding sequence ATGCTGACCTATCTGCTCGTGCTGCTGCCGCTACTGGGGGGACTGATTGCCTGGCTGATACCGGACAATCGTGTGCGTCCGCTGCTGTTGCCGATCATTGCCCTGCCGCATCTGGCCTTAAGTCTCTACCTGATCGCCACGCCGTCAATTAAGGTGCCGGGCAGCTGGCTCTGGCTGGACCCGCTGGGCAAGATTACTCTGCTGGCAGTCAGTGCCCTGTTTGCGGTCTGTGCGGTCTACGGGGTCGGCTACCTGGCCTACCGTCAGGAGCGTTCCAACCGGGTACTCTGTCTGGGGCTGCTGGTCTGTCTGGCAGCCATGTCGCTGGTGACCCTCTGCCAACATCTTGGTCTGCTCTGGGTGGCGGTGGAGACCACCACCGTCTCCATGGCGCCGCTGATCTACTTTAACCGCAACGCCCGTTCCATTGAAGCCACCTGGAAGTATCTGCTGATCTGCTCGGTGGGGATCGCCCTGGCGTTGCTGGGACTGCTGTTTCTGGCCTATGCCACCCACGTTGCCCATCAGGATGCCACCCTGTTGCTGTCTGACCTGCTGGAGGATGCCAGACTGTTGAACCGTGGCTGGTTGCATGCTGCCTTTATCTTTCTGCTGGTGGGCTACGGCTCCAAGCTGGGTCTGGCGCCGTTGCATACCTGGAAGCCGGATGCCTATGGCGAGGCCCCTGGTCTGGTGGGGGCGCTTTTGGCTGGCGGCCTGGTTAACTGCGCCTTTCTGGCCATTTTGCGGATCTATCAGATCTGTCTGGCTTCAGTGACTGAACTGCTGTTCTTTCAGCAGGTGTTGGTGGTGCTGGGGCTGCTCTCCATGGCGGTGGCAGCGGTGTTCATGGCCCGCCAGCATGATTTTAAACGGATGCTGGCCTACTCCAGTGTTGAGCATGTCGGTATCCTGGCCATAGGTCTGGGGATCGGTAAAGGTGCCCTGTTCGGGGTGCTGTTCCACCTGATTAACAACGGTCTGACCAAGGGGGTGCTGTTTCTCTCCTCCGGCAATATCCACCGTTCCTACGGCGGTAAGACCACCGAGGTCGTGCAGGGGGCGCTGACCCGGCTGCCCTGGTCAGGCGGGCTCTTTCTGGCCGGATTTATCGCCATTACCGGCTCACCGCCGTTCTCTCCCTTTATCAGTGAATTCTCCATTATCAGCAGCATCTTTGTTCAACGTCAGTATCTGGTGGGCGGGCTGTTTCTGCTGTTCCTGGCGGTGATCTTTATCGGCATGGCCCTGACCGTGCTGCCGATGGTGATGGGCAGACCCCGTACTGATCTGGGAAAAAGCGATTATCGCGACCAACTGCTGACCGTGGGGCCGCCACTGGTGATGTTGCTGGTGATTGTCTGGCTGGGGGTCTGGCCGCCCGAGGCGCTGCTGCAGCTGTTGAAAGACGGCGCAGCCATGCTGGAGGTGCGCTTATGA
- a CDS encoding hydrogenase large subunit has product MNDTLRLIYNGRAIACADIPCCDQDRFLQTILEMTGRGWRVSSYCGFPADGAITLYCLLASPADGVLGIMQTICNGTEFPSIAVQCPQLQLFEREIAEQCGIRFVGHPWFKPVRFVHSAVRGHDAWGRADDQPIQVGVMEYYRVEGEEIHEVAVGPVHAGVIEPGHFRFQCHGEQVFHLEISLGYQHRGIEQLLLNGPHPQTLRQMEAIAGDTSIGHGLAYCMVLESLSKSHPPATAHALRGIALELERLANHTGDLGAIAGDVGYLPTASFCGRIRGDFLNMSAFICGSRFGRGLLKPGGTVFGLDQAQREELQNRLATGRAELTSAIELLWNTPSVMSRLEGTGVVSAESAVEMGLVGPAARACGLKRDVRSDYPFGIYRMAQVPIATAHHGDVCSRSSVRWEECQKSLDFCVEQLRQLPKGAHAAELKPLQGDQLTVALTEGWRGEICHLAITDSAGRFRQYKITDPSFHNWQGLAMALRNEQISDFPLCNKSFNLSYCGFDL; this is encoded by the coding sequence ATGAACGATACCCTGCGCCTGATCTACAATGGCCGGGCCATTGCCTGTGCTGATATCCCCTGTTGCGACCAGGATCGCTTTCTGCAGACTATCCTCGAGATGACCGGCCGGGGCTGGCGGGTCAGCAGCTACTGTGGTTTTCCGGCAGATGGGGCAATCACCCTGTACTGTCTGCTGGCTTCCCCTGCTGATGGCGTGCTGGGGATCATGCAGACGATCTGCAACGGCACGGAATTTCCTTCCATTGCGGTTCAGTGCCCCCAGCTGCAACTGTTTGAGCGGGAGATTGCCGAACAGTGCGGCATCCGTTTTGTCGGGCACCCCTGGTTCAAGCCGGTCCGTTTTGTCCATTCAGCAGTGCGCGGGCACGATGCCTGGGGCCGTGCTGATGATCAGCCGATCCAGGTCGGGGTAATGGAGTACTACCGGGTGGAGGGTGAAGAGATCCATGAGGTGGCGGTCGGTCCGGTCCATGCCGGGGTGATCGAACCGGGGCATTTCCGTTTTCAGTGCCATGGGGAGCAGGTCTTTCACCTTGAGATATCTCTGGGCTATCAGCACCGCGGTATTGAACAGCTGTTGCTCAACGGGCCCCATCCCCAAACCCTGCGCCAGATGGAGGCGATTGCCGGAGATACCAGTATCGGTCATGGTCTGGCCTACTGCATGGTGCTTGAGTCGTTGTCGAAAAGCCATCCGCCGGCAACAGCCCATGCTCTGCGGGGTATTGCCCTGGAGCTTGAACGTCTGGCCAACCATACCGGTGATCTGGGGGCGATTGCCGGTGATGTGGGCTATCTGCCGACTGCCTCGTTCTGTGGAAGAATCCGGGGTGATTTTCTCAATATGAGCGCCTTTATCTGTGGCAGCCGCTTTGGCCGTGGCCTGCTGAAACCGGGCGGTACGGTCTTTGGCCTGGATCAGGCGCAGCGTGAAGAGTTGCAAAACCGGCTGGCAACGGGGCGGGCGGAGTTGACCAGTGCCATTGAACTACTCTGGAACACCCCGTCGGTCATGTCCCGTCTGGAGGGGACCGGCGTTGTATCGGCTGAGTCTGCGGTTGAGATGGGGCTGGTGGGGCCTGCTGCCCGGGCCTGCGGCCTGAAGCGGGATGTCCGTTCTGACTACCCCTTTGGAATCTATCGTATGGCCCAGGTGCCGATTGCCACTGCCCATCATGGTGATGTCTGCAGCCGCAGCAGTGTGCGCTGGGAAGAATGCCAGAAATCGCTGGATTTCTGTGTGGAACAGTTGCGGCAGCTACCTAAAGGAGCGCATGCCGCAGAACTGAAACCGCTGCAGGGTGATCAGCTGACCGTGGCATTAACCGAAGGCTGGCGGGGGGAAATCTGCCACCTGGCGATCACTGACTCCGCTGGGCGCTTTAGACAGTACAAGATCACCGACCCCTCCTTCCATAACTGGCAGGGACTGGCCATGGCGCTGCGCAATGAACAGATTTCTGACTTTCCGCTCTGTAACAAGAGCTTTAACTTATCTTACTGCGGGTTTGACCTGTAA
- a CDS encoding pyruvate carboxylase: protein MKKINKFRKVMAANRGEIAIRIFRACTELGISTVALYSEEDKLSLHRYKADEAYLIGKGKAPIDAYLGIDEIIALALKADVDAIHPGYGFLAENAEFAEKCEAAGITFIGPTAEMQRALGDKVAGRKAAMSAEVPVVPGTEDPIEKEEEALKFAKDSGYPIIIKAAAGGGGRGMRVARNKKELLEGLVAARSEAKAAFGNATVFLERYIENPKHIEVQVMGDNYGNLVHFFERDCSIQRRHQKVVEFAPSLCLTQQQREEICTAALKIAGQVKYRNAGTVEFLVDQEGSFYFIEMNPRIQVEHTVTEMITGRNLVQNQILVAQGYKLSDPEINIPSQSAIDMRGYAIQCRITTEDPSNNFAPDFGTLTTYRSAAGAGIRLDAGNAFTGAQITPHYDSLLVKVSSWGLNFKDAASIMHRALQEFRVRGVKTNIGFLENVITHSVFLNGKCDTSFIEKHPELLQFREKKDRASKVLSFLGDVIVNGSPGIVKPLKSADLIEAKVPEIDYTQPRPSGSRDLFMKLGAEGLSKWILEQKKLLITDTTMRDAHQSNLATRVRTHDLLKIAEPTSYLGADLFSLECWGGATFDVSMRFLREDPWQRLHKLSEAIPNILFQMLLRGSNAVGYTNYPDNVVQKFVEEAANSGVDIFRVFDSLNWTTGMQVAMEAVRKSGKICEAAICYTGDITDPKRDKYPLEYYVNMAKELEKMGAHILAIKDMAGLLKPLAAYKLVKALKENIGIPVHLHTHDTSSNGSAMLLKASEAGVDIVDAALSSLSGLTAQPNLNALVATLEGSERDPQVNAAGLQKLANYWETVRDYYAPFESGLKSGTAEVYHHEIPGGQYSNYKPQVAGLGLLERWDECKEMYHKVNMMFGDIVKVTPSSKVVGDMAMFLVKNNLQPEDVYTTKEDLAFPESVVGMFKGMLGQPYQGWPEELQKIILKGQQPITCRPGELLEPADFEEERVNLEEKLGHRIDDKSLISAILYPNVYPEFDKYRQEYSDTSVIPTPIFFYGLEPGQETSIEIEPGKTLIIKLNAIGKLHDDGTRTVYFELNGNNRSVVVRDQSVQNSDAFREKADKGNAGHVGAPMPGKVLKVNVKAGDEVKAGDVLMVTEAMKMETNIKAKADGKVAEVKFKEGDKVEKEDLVIVMG, encoded by the coding sequence GTACCGAGCTGGGGATCAGCACGGTGGCGCTCTATTCCGAAGAGGACAAACTCTCCCTGCACCGCTACAAGGCAGATGAGGCCTATCTGATCGGCAAAGGCAAGGCGCCGATTGACGCCTACCTGGGGATTGACGAGATCATCGCACTGGCACTGAAGGCCGATGTAGACGCGATCCACCCCGGCTACGGTTTTCTGGCGGAAAATGCTGAATTTGCCGAGAAATGCGAGGCAGCCGGTATCACCTTTATCGGTCCCACGGCTGAAATGCAGCGTGCCCTGGGAGACAAGGTGGCAGGCCGCAAGGCTGCCATGTCTGCAGAAGTGCCGGTCGTGCCGGGCACCGAAGACCCGATTGAGAAAGAAGAAGAGGCGCTGAAGTTTGCCAAGGACTCCGGCTATCCGATCATCATCAAGGCGGCAGCCGGTGGCGGCGGCCGCGGTATGCGGGTGGCCCGCAACAAGAAAGAGCTGCTGGAAGGGCTGGTTGCTGCCCGCAGTGAGGCCAAGGCCGCCTTTGGCAACGCCACCGTCTTTCTGGAGCGCTACATCGAGAACCCCAAGCATATCGAAGTGCAGGTCATGGGTGACAACTACGGCAATCTGGTGCATTTTTTCGAGCGTGACTGCTCGATCCAGCGCCGCCACCAGAAGGTGGTTGAGTTCGCGCCGTCACTCTGCCTGACCCAGCAGCAGCGGGAAGAGATCTGCACCGCCGCCCTGAAGATCGCCGGTCAGGTCAAATACCGAAACGCCGGTACGGTCGAGTTCCTGGTGGATCAGGAGGGCAGTTTCTACTTCATTGAGATGAACCCCCGCATCCAGGTCGAGCATACCGTCACCGAGATGATCACCGGCCGCAACCTGGTGCAGAATCAGATCCTGGTGGCCCAGGGCTACAAGCTGTCCGACCCGGAGATCAACATCCCGTCCCAGAGCGCCATTGATATGCGCGGCTATGCCATCCAGTGCCGGATCACCACCGAAGATCCCTCCAACAACTTTGCCCCGGACTTCGGCACCCTGACCACCTACCGTTCCGCTGCCGGCGCAGGTATCCGTCTGGATGCGGGCAACGCCTTTACCGGCGCCCAGATCACCCCCCATTACGACTCACTGCTGGTCAAGGTCAGCTCCTGGGGTCTCAACTTCAAGGATGCCGCCTCGATCATGCACCGCGCCCTGCAGGAGTTCCGGGTCCGTGGTGTCAAGACCAACATCGGCTTTCTGGAGAACGTGATCACCCACTCGGTCTTCCTGAACGGCAAGTGCGACACCTCCTTTATCGAGAAGCACCCCGAGCTGCTGCAGTTCCGCGAGAAGAAAGACCGTGCCAGCAAAGTGCTCTCCTTCCTGGGGGACGTGATCGTCAACGGCTCACCCGGCATTGTCAAACCGCTGAAATCGGCCGACCTGATTGAAGCAAAAGTACCGGAAATCGATTACACCCAGCCCCGCCCCTCCGGCTCCCGTGACCTGTTCATGAAACTGGGTGCCGAAGGGCTTTCCAAGTGGATTCTGGAGCAGAAAAAGCTGTTGATCACCGATACCACCATGCGGGATGCCCACCAGTCCAACCTGGCCACCCGGGTACGGACCCATGACCTGCTCAAGATCGCCGAGCCCACCTCCTACCTGGGGGCCGATCTGTTCTCTCTGGAATGTTGGGGCGGCGCCACCTTTGACGTCTCGATGCGCTTCCTGCGTGAAGATCCCTGGCAGCGGCTGCACAAGCTTTCCGAAGCGATCCCCAACATCCTGTTCCAGATGCTGCTGCGCGGCTCCAACGCCGTGGGTTACACCAACTATCCGGACAACGTGGTACAGAAGTTCGTGGAAGAGGCAGCCAACTCCGGCGTCGACATATTCCGGGTCTTTGACTCCCTGAACTGGACCACCGGCATGCAGGTGGCCATGGAGGCGGTCCGCAAGTCCGGCAAGATCTGCGAGGCGGCCATCTGCTACACCGGCGACATCACCGATCCCAAGCGGGACAAGTATCCGCTGGAATACTACGTCAACATGGCCAAAGAACTGGAGAAGATGGGCGCTCATATCCTGGCCATCAAGGATATGGCCGGCCTGTTGAAGCCGCTGGCCGCCTACAAGCTGGTCAAGGCCCTGAAAGAAAACATCGGCATCCCGGTCCACCTGCACACCCACGACACTTCATCCAACGGCTCCGCCATGCTGCTGAAGGCCAGCGAGGCCGGGGTGGATATCGTGGATGCCGCCCTCTCCTCCCTGTCCGGCCTGACCGCCCAGCCCAACCTGAACGCGCTGGTCGCCACCCTGGAAGGAAGCGAACGTGATCCGCAGGTTAATGCCGCCGGCCTGCAAAAGCTGGCCAACTACTGGGAGACGGTCCGGGATTATTATGCACCGTTTGAATCAGGCCTCAAGTCCGGCACTGCCGAGGTCTATCACCACGAGATCCCGGGCGGTCAGTACTCCAACTACAAGCCGCAGGTGGCGGGCCTGGGCCTGCTTGAGCGCTGGGACGAGTGCAAGGAGATGTACCACAAGGTCAACATGATGTTCGGCGACATCGTCAAGGTCACCCCCTCCTCCAAGGTGGTAGGCGATATGGCCATGTTCCTGGTCAAGAACAACCTGCAGCCCGAGGATGTCTACACCACCAAGGAAGACCTGGCCTTCCCGGAATCGGTTGTCGGCATGTTCAAGGGGATGCTGGGCCAACCGTACCAGGGCTGGCCGGAAGAGCTGCAGAAGATTATCCTGAAAGGCCAGCAGCCGATCACCTGCCGCCCCGGCGAACTGCTTGAGCCGGCTGATTTTGAAGAGGAGCGGGTCAATCTGGAAGAAAAACTGGGACACCGGATCGATGACAAATCACTGATCTCGGCCATTCTCTACCCCAATGTCTATCCTGAGTTCGATAAGTACCGTCAGGAATACTCCGACACCTCGGTCATTCCGACCCCGATCTTCTTCTACGGGCTGGAGCCGGGCCAGGAAACCTCCATTGAAATCGAACCTGGCAAGACCCTGATCATCAAGCTGAACGCCATCGGCAAGCTGCATGACGACGGCACCCGCACCGTCTACTTTGAACTGAACGGCAACAACCGTTCAGTCGTGGTGCGGGACCAGTCTGTCCAGAACAGCGATGCCTTCCGTGAAAAGGCAGACAAAGGTAATGCCGGCCATGTCGGCGCACCGATGCCGGGCAAGGTGCTCAAGGTCAACGTCAAGGCCGGCGACGAAGTCAAGGCCGGTGATGTCCTGATGGTAACCGAGGCGATGAAGATGGAGACCAACATCAAGGCCAAGGCCGACGGTAAAGTGGCTGAGGTCAAGTTCAAAGAAGGGGACAAGGTGGAGAAGGAAGATCTCGTGATTGTCATGGGCTAG